Within the Nitrospirota bacterium genome, the region AGATATGCAAGGTTGGACGCCTCGGAATGTCCGTAAACCCCGAAGACTCCGCATTCCTCGTGTATATCGTGGAACTTCATTCCTTATTTTAGCATATATAATGCGGCGATGTGGTCAGATGCGAAGGGCCGGAAAGGTCTGAAGATAGCGCTTTGTCATGGACTCTTGATAGTAAGATTAATGCTGTTATTGCGCCAACAAGAGCCATAAACATATCCGACTGGGTGTAGTAATTGGGGACACACCCCATATTTTTAATATGATCCATACGCTCTCTCATGAAAAGCAGTATAAGACAAATTTTCGGAGAATTACAAGGGCAAAATTAACTGGCGGAGGGGGTGAGATTCGAACTCACGGTAGAGTTGCCCCTACAACGATTTTCAAGACCGTCGCCTTCAACCGCTCGGCCACCCCTCCATTTAAAAACAAGTTGAGAGTTAAGAGTTTAAAGTTAAAATTTGAAAATTAAGAATCCTGATTGTTAATAATATCAAAAATACCTTTTTTAAGACAAGTCATTCTAAACGCTACTAAAATAAAAAGCCCTCAAAAGAGGGCATTATTAGTTTACATTTACTCGTCATTCCGTGCTTGACACGGAATCCAGTTCCTTTAATTACTGGATTCCCGCTTTCGCGGGAATGACAGATCGGATATTTTACTTACGCTGCTTCAGCCTTTTTCTTTTTCTTTTCTGCCGCTGCTGCAAAGACTTCTGATGCATTGAATGTCCCGTCTATTGCCTGAACAGGACACCTTGCCGTGCAGATTCCGCAGCCGATACATTTATCTTTATCAATTGAATGCTTTTTCTTCTGCTCGCCTGAAGGCGCATTAACAGGGCAGACCTTTGCACATGTGTGGCACCCGATGCAGTTGTCCATTATGAATGCCTTGGACCTGTGAGGGATGTAATCTCTGATTGCCTTTGTCGGGCATTTTGGAACGCATAAGCCGCATACCTTACACTTGTTCAGGTCAATCCTTGAAAGGTTGTTCTCAACAGAAGGCGCATCAAACGGGCAGACCTTAACGCAGATGCCGCATGCAATGCATCCGACCTGACAGTTCTTTCTTGTGTCGCCGCCTTTGTCTTTTGAATGGCAGGCAACCAAGACCTGCCTTGATGCAGGAAGGACTTCTATGACCTTTGTCGGACATGCTGCTTCGCATTTCCTGCAGCCTGTGCATTTCACTATATCAACAACAGGAAGATGGTCATCGTTCATTGTTATTGCGCCGAACGGGCATACCCTTGCGCATGTTCCGTATCCGAGGCATCCGTATCTGCATGCCTTGTCACCGCCTCCTGCAAGTATCGCAGCCCTGCAATCCTGAACGCCTTCGTATCTGAATCTCTTGACTGACTTAGGCCAGCTGCCCTGACACATTATCCTTGCAAAGTTAGGCTCTAACGCAGATGCAGCCTTGCCTGTTATCCTTGCAACTGCTGAGGCAACGCTGCCTTTGCCCGGAGCGCAGAGATTTGGCGCCACATCAGGATTTATTACAACAGCCTCTGCATATCCCTGACACCCTGCAAATCCGCAGGCCCCGCAGTTTGCGCCCGGAAGAACATCCCTCACCTGTTCAACCTTGGGGTCAGTTTTTACGGCGAATTTTGCCGCCGCAAATGCAAGCCCCACTCCGAATACGATTCCAAGGCCGCCGAGGAAAAGGAATGTAAAAATCAGAAGCTCCTTAATGTTTATCGGGCCTGAGACATCTATCTCACCGCCGACTCCGGCAAAAGCAATAGAGCAGAAGAGCAGAAGCGCAATAGAGCAGTAGAATGAAAGAGCAATAATAGTTATCTTTTTTATTTTGGAATCATTAAACATAAGTCACTCCTCTAACTTTTATTACAAACAGCAGCAACAGAAAATAAAAACTGTTGCACTACTGCTCTTCTGTTCTTCTGCTCCGGCTATAGCGTAATCAGGCCAGAGAAGCCCATGAAAGCCAGCGCAATCAAGCCTGTTATTATGAATGATATCGGCAGTCCCTGAAATGCCTTTGGCACATCTGCAAGCTCCAGTTTTTCCCTTATGCTTGCCATTATTATCATTGCGAGGCTGAACCCAACGCCTGAGCCAAAGCCAAAAAACATGCTCTCTATAAAACTGTAACCTTCGCTGACATTAAGCAAAGGCACGGCAAGAATTATGCAGTTTGTCGTTATCAAAGCAAGGTAGATGCCGAGCTTGTAATACAGTCCCGGCGACACTTTCTTCATTATGGTGTCTGCTGCCTGAACAAATCCCGCAACAACGCCTATGAATATAACTATCTCAAGGAATCCGAGTCCCAATGGAATCATGATAAACTTATAAATAATCCAGTTGAGCGCAGCGCTTATGACCATGACGGATGTAAATGTAATGCTCATGCCGATCGATGTATCCATCTTCTTTGTAACGCCGAAGAAGATGCAGAGGCCGAGGTATCTCGTAAAAACAAAGTTGTTTATAAGGGCGGCTGATATAAATAGTTCAAAGAGTTTTCCGAATTCCATTTCTGCCTCCTAATGTCCGCCCCCGGAAGCGCCGCCGCCTCCGAAGAATTTTGTGTCTATCCAGTTAAAGAGCCCCATGAGAATTCCAACTGCAAAAAACCCGCCTGTCGGCAGGATCATAATCAACAACGGTTTTGTGTTAACTATCGAGTAACCCCAGAGCGAACCTTTGCCGAGGAGCTCTCTGAAAAAGCCGATGATGACAAGCGCAAAGAGGAATCCTATTCCGTTCCCAAGGCCGTCAAAGAATGAAGGCGTAACCTTTTGTTTGCTTGCAAAGAGTTCTGCCCTGGAAAGTATTATTGCAAAGGCTACAATGAGTTTTATGTAAAGCCCCATCTGCGCATATATGTCCCGAACAAATGCAGCCATTGAGAGGTCTGTCACGGTAACCCAGGTGGCGATTATGAACATGTAGGACGGGATTCTTACCTTGGGATGTATGAATTTCCTGACTATGGAAACAGTGACATTGACCATTATCTGAACGAAAAGCACTGCAAGGCCCATCATAAAACCGTTTTTCACTCCGCTTGTGACGGCAACCGCAGGGCAGAGGCTCAGGGCAACCCTGAATATCGGGTTTTCGGAGAAGATTCCGTTCTTGATTAAACTGATATAGCTTATTTTGTTTTCAGAGTTGCTCATTTTTTCACCTCACCGGCTGCTGATTTGGGCGCCGAATATTTTTCAGTCAGGAGTTTTACTGCTTCCTTAACGCCTTTTGTAACTGCGCGGCTTGAAATTGTTGCGCCTGAGATTGCCTGAATCTTGTCTGTGCCTTCCACCTTAACCACTTCAAGCTGTTCCAGAGATTTGCCCTCGAAGCGTTTCTTGAAGTAGTCCTGCTCTATCTCATCGCCGAGTCCCGGCGTCTCTCCGTGTCCGAGTATGCCGATTCCCTTGACCTTCATATCTTTTCCGACTGACACGAGTATATTTATATAGCTTGAATATCCCTTGCCGTATGTGGAGATGAGGTATCCTATTGTCTCATCTCCCTTTTTACCTTCAAAATATTTTCCTTTTTTCCCGTACGGCTCCCATTTCCCGGTTTCAATTATATTATCCGCATCAGGCATCATCTTTTTCCTGGCTGCTGTTTCTTCTTGCTCTTTCTTAATCTTCACAATAGGCGCTGTCTTGGCAAAGACAAATGCCATTACAAGCCCGGCAGCTACAAAGATAATTACCAGACTGGCTGTTATCTTAAGCATCTCCTTCATTCTTTCACCTCAAATCGCCTCTTCCCGTCATTGCGAGCTGAAAGCGAAGCAATCTCTCTTAGATTGCCACGGGCTTCGTCCTCGCAATGACATTGAAGGTTCATTTCTTTTTCTCCTTCACCGCACCGAAGACATCGGATTTCATGGCCCTGTCAATCAAAGGAGCAAAACAGTTCATAAGAAGGATTGCAAACATAACGCCTTCAGGATAGCCGCCTTTTATCCTTATGAGCATTGTGAGCGCACCGCAGCCTATTCCGAATACTATCTGCCCCTTTCTTACAGAGGGGCATGTCACATAGTCGGTTGCCATGAAGAATGCGCCGAGCATAAGGCCGCCGCTCAAAAGGTGTATCAAAGGGTCGCCTGCGAAGAGGAGCATCTTTCCTGTCTCAGGGCTTTTGCCTCCGAATATCCATGCAAGCACGGCAACTGTCCCCAAGAATGAAAAAGGAATGTGCCATGTGATGTATCTCTTGTAAAGCAGGAATCCCGCGCCGATTAATAATGCCAGCACTGATGTCTCGCCGATGGAGCCTGCCCTGTGCCCGTTAAAAAGTTCTGCGTAAAGATTAAGCTTATCGCCGAAGGCCTCGATTAATTTTGCAAGCCCGTCTTCCTTTAATATTCCGAGGGGAGTTGCGGTTGTCTTTGCGTCAAGAGCCAGAAATGCCGCTGTGGGCTCTGTCCAGATAGTCATTGCCTTCGGGAATGAGATTAAAAGAAAAGCCCTGCCAATGAGCGCAGGGTTAAAGATATTGTATCCGAGTCCTCCGAAAAATTGTTTTGTTATGACCACTGCAATAACTGAACCGATTATCGGGACATGGATTGTGAACGGATTAAACGACCACAGCGACGAAGGAAGGTTCATGCCGAGCAGTAACCCTGTGAGAAATGCGCTTCCGTCATTGACAGTCAGTTTCTTTTTGACGGCTTTCTGGAAGAAATACTCTGAAAGGACTGATGATATTATGCATAAGGCAGTAATAAAGAGCGCCTTTAAGCCGAAGAAATAAAAACCCATGAAGAATGCAGGAAGCAGAGACAGGTTCACGGTCCACATGATGCGGCTTGTAGTCTCTTCATCCCTGACATGAGGGCTTACAGTTACTATCAGTTCATGTTCTTTCTTTACAGGTTCCATCGCATCTCCGATTACCTTAATTTCTGTCATTCCGCACTTGATGCGGAATCTATGTTTTTTCCTCTCTGGATTCCTGCTTTCGCAGGAATGACAACAGACAACTATTTTTTAAACCATCTTCATGGTTTTGTCAGCGACTTTGCCAGTCTTATAAATTGTACAATCGGCCTTTTTGAAGGGCATACAAACGCGCATGAGCCGCATTCAAAACAGTCAAAAAGGTTATATTCCTTTGCATCCTCGTAATGTCCCTTCTCAGAAAGGATGCTCAACATTGACGGCATAAGGCCCATAGGGCATATATCAATGCACCTTCCGCACCTTATGCAGGGCCCGAATTCTTCAGTGTGCACAACGCCTTCCTTAGGAATAACAAGTATTCCTGAGGTGCCTTTTGTCACAGGCACATCAAGCGTTGAAAGGGCAAAGCCCATCATCGGGCCGCCAGACACTACCTTGCCTGCGCTGTCTTTAAAGCCGCCGCACTGATCAACAATATCAGAGATGAGCATGCCTATCTTTACCATTAAATTCGCAGGGGTTTTTATGCCTTCTCCTGTTACAGTAACGACTCTTTCTATCAAAGGCTTGCCGTATCTTGCCGCTTCATATACAGCAAGCGCAGTTCCCACGTTCTGCACCACAACCCTGACATCCATCGGAAGCCCTCTCGGTGGAACTTCTCTTCCGGTGAGAGCGCTTATAAGCATTTTTTCAGCGCCCTGCGGATACTTAACTTCAAGCCCGCAGACTTCAATGTTCGGCTCATTCTTTGCCGCATCTTTCATCTTATCAATCGCATCGGGTTTGTTGTTCTCAATCCCGATAAATCCTTTATTCACTCCGAGGATGCGCATGAGTATTTTCAGGCCTTCAACTATATCGCTGGATTTTTCGAGCATCAGCCTGTAATCAGCGGTAAGATAGGGCTCGCACTCAGCGCCGTTAATAATTATTGTATCAATCGGTTTTTCTTTCGGAGGAGAGAGCTTAACAAGCGTCGGAAAAGCAGCGCCGCCCATGCCGACAATTCCGGCAGCCTTTACCTTTTCTTTCAGTTCATCGGCAGACAGTTTGATGTAATCAGGATTATCTTTAAGGGAAGTCCATTCTTCTTTGCAGTCATTCTCTATAACTATGGAATTTACCATCCTGCCCATTGTATTCGGAAATTCCGCTATTGCAATCACCTTTCCTGAAACGGATGAGTGGACAGGCGCTGATACAAAGCCTCCGGGCTCTCCGATGACTTCGCCTTTTTTGACTTCCTGTCCGATGCTGACTATGGGTTTGCACGGCGCTCCGAGGTGCTGGCTTAAAGGAATGACGACTCTCTGCGGGGATTTTGCTTCTTTAATGGCACTGTCTTTTGCAATGTCTTTCTTATCAGGCGGATGTATGCCGCCTTTAAATGTTGCAAGAGCCATCATGAAATTCCTCCACATTTTAGTAGTTAGTGTCAGCGTAGAGTGTCGGTTTTAAAAATTACTGACACTGGCACTAATCACTGGCGCTACCGCGGGGCAAAAAGCCTACAATTAATAACATTAAAAATAGAAATATGTCAAGAGTTGTGATAAAATGGCGGTGAAATTGATTGATTTTATAAACCCCCAAGAAATAGGAGAAGGAAAATGGTTAAAAGAAAATTTTCAGGCATTTTGATTTTGGGTTTGGTTTTTGCACTTGCAGGCGGGATTGACACTCAGGCACAGCAGGGTGGGAAATCCCTCAACGTGTTGATAGGAGAGCTTAAAGGGTCGAAGGATAAAGAGGAAAAGTCAGAATACTTAGAACTGCTTAGAGAAACTACGCCAAAAACAGCAAAAGAAATACAGTTGCTAATGGATTTGCTTGATGACGAAGATGTGGAGAATAAATGTGTTGCTATGGAAGTTCTGGGGAAAATAAGAGAAAAAAAGGCGGTCCCTAAAATAATTAAAAACTTAAAGCATAAAGACGACAAAGTGAAGGCGATAGCAGCCATGATGTTAGGAGAAATTGGTGACGAAAGAGCTATTGAACCTTTATTAGAAAATCCTGATCTCATGATATTGGAGTTTGGACAAAGCCCCTTGGCAAAGATAGGCGCACCTGCCTTGCCTAAACTTATTAAATTGGCGAAGGAAAAAAGTTTGTTAGGACTTCTCCCGAAACAGCCGGAAAAAGACAGAAGAAGTAAAAATGCAGCTTATGCTATAGGGAAAATGAGAGATAGGAATGCAATACCCACACTGATGACACTGCTGCATGAAGAAGATAATGATTTAAGGTTAGCGGCCGTTCAAGCGCTTGCTGCAATGGATGTTAAGGAAGCATATCCGGATTTTGAAAGGATGCTGAAAGATAAAGACAATGTCGTACGTATCGCTACGCTTTATGCATTAGTAAAAGCCAATAAAGAAAAGTACCTTCCGACTGCAATGGAACTTTTAGATAAAGAGGACAAAGGTGTTTTATGGAGCGTTGTAGAGCTAATAGGAAACCTAAAAGAAAAAGGCGCAATTCCGAAGCTGGAAAAATTACTTGAACATAAAGATGGATCTATGCGCCATCAGGCGGCACGGGCCTTATGGAAAATAACAGGCAAGGTTTATAAATATAAGAAGGACAGTACGATTGAATCAGAAGATTTTTCATTTAAACAGAATATTAAAAATATAATAAAAAGGGATAAAGTTACATTAGAGTTTTTTGAAAAAGACAGACAAAAGCTAGGAGAAGAACAATATAATCGGTTAAAAAAACAACACAGTAAAGAACATCTTAAAGGAAAAATAGATAGGGAACTTAAAAGAGCACAAGAAAGAGGCTATTTATTAGAATATTCATTGGATGAGTTAATAAAAGAGATTGAATCGTCAGGGGATAAGTATGACTACAAATAAAACTGTAAAAACAATCTTAATACTTTTCTTTTTGATTTTCCCCTTTACAGTGTACGCATGGAACAGCATAGGGGATGAAAACCACAGACACATTACAAACGATGCAATCAATGATTTGGGAATATATGATTATCCTGATCTTGATATGTATAGAGGAATGTATGGAGGTAACGGCGTAGTTGAGGGAAGCGCTACCGAAGGATCGCATACCGATCCAAGAACGGGCATTGAGTATTGGGAAGGTCCTTATAAGTACTGGGAAGATACGGCTAAGAACAATTATAAGGCTTCAAACTTCAGAAATGCTTATGATTATTTCGGCTATTATTTGCATCTCAGACAGGATATGTTTGTTCCGGCCCATCAGAAACAATGTGCTCATTGGGTCTGGGGCCATTGGACTGACAGTCTGGAGTCTTTTGCAGATTCGAACCACGTTTACTCTCCAGGTACAATATCTTCGTGGGGCGGATATGATAATAAAGGCCGCTATTGGAAATATTGGCTTGCCGACAACGAGGACGATGATGATGGCGATGAAACTACTGCCGACGTAAACGATTCTTCTCAGAAAGACGGGCCGAACTCTTACAATCTTCTATCAACTTGGGGGACTTATGGTAAAGGAAAATGGCCAAAGGATCTAATCCCCGGGAATGATAAAGGGAAAGATTGGTACACTGGAGACGGAAACAGCGCCTTTATTGCTTATGAGCAGCTTTATTTAGCATATATTGATACTAAAGCAAAGTTAAAAGAATTTTCAGAAAAACGTCCACCTTTAGTAAAGGATCTCGATATTACCTCTTCTTCAAATTGCAATACTCAGTCTGACTTCCAGATTAGTTTCAAAATACTTGAAAACCGTAAGAAAACAGTAAAAATTTTTATGACGGTAGACAGTGAGGCGATAATAAGCCCTGAATATGGCACAGGAAAATCCTTTGATCTGTTTTCTGGAACAGACTTGCCTTGGGAAGGCGCTTATTCAGTAACATGGGATGGGAAACTTGCAAATGGTCAATATCCTTCTGATGGCGAACATACTTTATATGTCAGCGTTGAAGATGAAGATGGAAATGTTTCCGAAGTTGCACAACATCAATTCAGTATTAACACGGGTCCCCTTACCATCTCCGGTACTGAAACAATAACAAGAAACAGTAGCGAGCAATATACTACAACCGGTTGTCCGAGTAACGTTGAATGGAGTGTATCTGGTACAGGAGCGACTATCAGTTCAACCGGATTGCTTACTGCCGGCGCTACAGCTTGTGGTTCACTTGCTGTTACTGCAACTTGTGCAGTTTGTGGAACTTCTGCAACGCAGGATGTAAGGGTTGCGGATGGGGGACAATGGGTGCTGTTGAGTCAAACCCAAACCCAATGCACAGCTGATATTGGGGTGTGTAGGTGCATCGCCAGATTCCATATAGATGTATCAGAAATAAGAGGCAGATATTCTTATTTTGAACGGTGGTATCCAATATGTATATACCCAGACACCCCAAACCACACTTGCCCAACAACCCTACAATGTATTACTCCAACTTATACGACACCACCTTTAGTGGTATGTGATGAGAGTTATTATCTTTCACTCTGTGGTGGTTATGAAAGTATGTTTGGCAAATTCGTTACTTTCCAACAAATTTTAGAATGGCGATGTTATTAAAATGAAACAATTGAACTATATAAATCAGATTAAAAATTTCCTCTCAGCCTATCCAAAGGATGTAGTTGAACTTGGAATAGAGGCATGGAGAATAAGAGAAATACCGTTTATTGTGGAAGGCAGTGTTTCTTATGTTCCATTAGTGCCAAACTATAACGAACTTACAGAAGAAGCAGGAATCCAGAGAATATAAAATGATAGATTCCGCATCAATGCGGAATGGCAAAAAAGTGGGAGATTTTAAAGCGACATGATAAAAGAGGCGATTAATATTATTGTAAGCAGCATAGACCTCTCCGAGGCTGAGATGGCGGAGTGCATGAGAGAGATTATGGAGGGGAAGGCAACAGATGCCCAGATAGGCGCCTTCCTTACTGCCCTGCGCATTAAGGGCGAGACAGTTGATGAGATAACAGGCGCAGCTCGGATTATGCGCGAAAAGGCAACGACTATTAAAGCCCCTGAAGGCGTGCTTGACACATGCGGCACAGGCGGAGATATGGCGCATACATTTAATATCTCAACAACAACTGCAATAGTCGTCTCTGCGTGCGGAGTGCCTGTTGCAAAGCATGGGAACCGTTCTGTCTCAAGCCAGTCCGGAAGCGCGGATGTGCTCGAAGCGCTCGGCGTTAAGATAGACCTTCCACCGGAAAAGGTTGAAAAATGCCTATTTGAAACAGGATTCGGGTTTCTGTTTGCGCCGCTGTTTCATCCTGCAATGAAATATGCGATAGGCCCGAGAAGAGAGCTGGGGCTAAGGACAATATTTAATATACTCGGCCCGCTGACAAATCCTGCCGGCGCAAAGAGGCAGATACTCGGCGTGTTTGCGGGCAAACTTACAGAGCCGCTTGCCAATGTTTTAGGCAATCTCGGCGCTTATGATGCAATGGTTGTGCATGGAGAAGACGGGCTTGATGAAATAACACTGACTGACGGGACGCGGGTTTCAAGATATGCAAATAATACGGTTGAAAACTTCTTTATCTCGCCGGAGGATTTTGGCATCAAAAGAGGCAAACTCGAAGACCTTGTCGGAGCTGACAAGGATGCTAATGCACGCATAACACTCTCTATCCTCAACGGAGAAAAGGGCCCCAAACGCGATGTGGTTCTCATGAATTCCTCTGCCGCTCTTGTTGTTGCAGGGAAAGCAAAAGATTTCAGAAGCGGAGCGGAAATGGCGGCAGAGGCGCTTGATTCGGGAAAGGCTATGAAGAAACTGGAAGAAATTAAAAAGGTTACGAATTCGCTTTAAAAGATGCAATGGGGAAAGTTTATAAAGATAAAAAATCCAACGGCTGTGCACTCTGTAAGCCGCACAAGCATGGATGGACTCCAAAGAAAAAGCCTAAGGTCATTTCATATGAGAAAGAAACAGACAAAGAAATAAAACACGCAATAGGCTCTTCTGGTATAATAAATAAATGTAATAAATTAGCAGGTTAATGAGAGGCAAGACTATGAAACGCGAACAGATTATCGAGATAATAAAGGAAGTATTAAGCGAGCATGGGATAAAGAAGGCTTACTTATTCGGCAGTTTTGCAAGAAAAGGTCGATATAACGATATAGACATCGCTATCGAGCCCCCGAAAGGTAAATTCTCGCTGCTTGATCTTGTAGGCGTGGAGCAGGAACTGGAAGATGAAACAGGTAAAGATATAGATGTTGTGATACTGCGTGCAATTAAACCCCGGCTTAAACATTATATTGAGAAAGATCTGACCGCTATACTGTGAAAAGAATAACGCAGGACAATCTGGTTTATGTTGATGACATCCTTTCTGCAATTACAAAAATAAACAGGTTTTGTAAAAGCGTCGTCAAAGACGATTTTATGAAGAACGAATTGCTTATGGACGCTGTCGTAAGAAATCTTGAGATAATAGGCGAGGCGTCATCAAAGCTAACCGATTCCTTTAGAAAAAAGCATAGTGAAATAGAGTGGAGAAAGATAATCGGCATGAGAAACCGGATTATCCACGCGTATGATACCGTGAATTTTGAGATTGTATGGTATGTTGTTCAGGAAAACCTGCCTGCGTTAAAGAAAAAATTGAAGGCAATCATTTCATCTCGCCCGTCAAAAAAATAAGCTGCATTTTCAGCACTAATCTCAGCTTTGACAAGGTGTTTTACCGGTTAGAAAATTGCGGAAGAGAGTGAGGAGAAGATTTTGTGTCCCGCAGCGGATAAAAAATGTGCCTGTTGGATTTATTCGCTTTTACTGAAGGCTATAATACCCTGCCTTCTTATCCCCGGATTATTTCAACCACCTTTTCAATAATCGCATTGAGTTTTTCTTTTGTAAGATTGCCGACTTTGTATAGGACAATATGGCTGTCTGCCGTAAAGATGCGATTAGGCCTTATATTGCTTGGCTGTTTTAAACTGCCTGCCTCAAAATCCTTATCATCAAGCGGTATTGCATAATTATCTTTGATGGATTGGCTGGTTATCTGACAGAGAATCACATCATCGCCTTCTAATTTTGAAACGACTAAGGCAGGGCGCCTTTTTGCTTGAGAGAGGTCAGAAAAAGGAAAGGGCACAACAACTACATCGCCTTTTACAAGCTCTGCCACGCCTTGTCTTCCTCCGGCAGCAGCCAATCTTTTTTGAGTGACGACTCGCTTGCAATAGCGGTATCAAGCCTTTCCTTGATTATTTTTGCCTTCAAAAAATAAACGAAATCCAGCACCTCGTCCAGCAAGGGTTCTGGAACCTGTTCTATCTCGCTTAAAAGCAATTCCTTCTTGCTCATCGCTTTCCCTCCTAAACGGTTACAGCTAATTATAACAGATTAAAACCAGTTTTTCTCTTATTGCCTTTAGCATTCCGGCTTCCCGCAGCAGATTAAAAATATGACTATGCAGTCATCGTTGTAACTTCAACCAGATGATGTCTCTTACGCGCCTCGTTCACAATTCCTTCTAACCTTGCAGAAATGGCATCTTCGATCCAGTCTGCGCCGCACTGCGAGCATACTGTTGCAGGCACATCTCTTACAACGACCACGCCAAAGCCTAAGTCAACAGTAAACGTAGTTTTCCCTTCCTTTTTTGCGCCTCCGCAAAGCGGGCATTTATCGGGGAAGTTCTTGAATGTCATTTTTGCCTCCTTGTCTTATAATCTGATTCAAAATGCTCTAAATCAGGCTTATATGCTGTAATAACAAAACCCCATCCTGTCAATAAGTCAATTGCTGCAACAACATGGAGAGGTTCTTCGTTTATCCATCCTAAAAACAATGCGCTTGGATACGGCTTATCATCAGGATAGTCCTCAATGATTTCTCCCTTTCTTAGAATCTCCTTAACGTCTTCTCTTGAAATGCCTCTTTCAAACATTCGCTCAAGAGAGTGTCTCTGCCACTCAATATAACCATTCTCAATTGCGCTTCGCAATACATCCCTGTTCATTTACTTAATTATACTTTAATGGCAAGAGGTATTGCCATGAGATAAGCGATTAAATCAGCGACTTCCCGCAGCAGATTAAAAATGTGCATGGCGGATTTGTTTAATATTTTATGTAACCTGCCTTCGCTCAGATAAAACGCCTTGCTTCCTAAGCATACGCAATACATTATTTGCATCTTCTTTTAGTTCGCTATGTGATTCTTTCAAGTCCTTGGCGTACTTAATCAGGGAATCCATGTACGCATCTCTATTGGTTGCATGTTGTGGATTTTTTGTCTCTTGAAAAAGAAAAAACCAGTATTCATATTTTTGAAGTAAGTCGTTGTTAAATCGATATGAGTCAATCAAACCCCTTGCATAGGTATATGTGGTGATTATTGCTTTTCGCAGGTCATTATTATCTATTTGACCAATCAAAAAAGAATTTCCAGTGTAAACTGTAAAATATTCTTGAGTTACAGGATAATAAAAAAGGAATGGTTGATTATCACTAAGAGCTTCTAATTTGACGCCGATTCCTTTCATATAAGTTTCCCATAGCGTTTCGATTTCATCATGTAAAGATTGTAGCAAGCTTCTGACAAGAGTTTCTCTATCTTTCTTTTGTTTTTCCAAATCATTTTGA harbors:
- a CDS encoding FMN-binding protein, whose protein sequence is MKEMLKITASLVIIFVAAGLVMAFVFAKTAPIVKIKKEQEETAARKKMMPDADNIIETGKWEPYGKKGKYFEGKKGDETIGYLISTYGKGYSSYINILVSVGKDMKVKGIGILGHGETPGLGDEIEQDYFKKRFEGKSLEQLEVVKVEGTDKIQAISGATISSRAVTKGVKEAVKLLTEKYSAPKSAAGEVKK
- a CDS encoding Fe-S cluster domain-containing protein, producing the protein MFNDSKIKKITIIALSFYCSIALLLFCSIAFAGVGGEIDVSGPINIKELLIFTFLFLGGLGIVFGVGLAFAAAKFAVKTDPKVEQVRDVLPGANCGACGFAGCQGYAEAVVINPDVAPNLCAPGKGSVASAVARITGKAASALEPNFARIMCQGSWPKSVKRFRYEGVQDCRAAILAGGGDKACRYGCLGYGTCARVCPFGAITMNDDHLPVVDIVKCTGCRKCEAACPTKVIEVLPASRQVLVACHSKDKGGDTRKNCQVGCIACGICVKVCPFDAPSVENNLSRIDLNKCKVCGLCVPKCPTKAIRDYIPHRSKAFIMDNCIGCHTCAKVCPVNAPSGEQKKKHSIDKDKCIGCGICTARCPVQAIDGTFNASEVFAAAAEKKKKKAEAA
- the rsxE gene encoding electron transport complex subunit RsxE, whose amino-acid sequence is MSNSENKISYISLIKNGIFSENPIFRVALSLCPAVAVTSGVKNGFMMGLAVLFVQIMVNVTVSIVRKFIHPKVRIPSYMFIIATWVTVTDLSMAAFVRDIYAQMGLYIKLIVAFAIILSRAELFASKQKVTPSFFDGLGNGIGFLFALVIIGFFRELLGKGSLWGYSIVNTKPLLIMILPTGGFFAVGILMGLFNWIDTKFFGGGGASGGGH
- a CDS encoding RnfABCDGE type electron transport complex subunit A — translated: MEFGKLFELFISAALINNFVFTRYLGLCIFFGVTKKMDTSIGMSITFTSVMVISAALNWIIYKFIMIPLGLGFLEIVIFIGVVAGFVQAADTIMKKVSPGLYYKLGIYLALITTNCIILAVPLLNVSEGYSFIESMFFGFGSGVGFSLAMIIMASIREKLELADVPKAFQGLPISFIITGLIALAFMGFSGLITL
- the rsxC gene encoding electron transport complex subunit RsxC; translation: MALATFKGGIHPPDKKDIAKDSAIKEAKSPQRVVIPLSQHLGAPCKPIVSIGQEVKKGEVIGEPGGFVSAPVHSSVSGKVIAIAEFPNTMGRMVNSIVIENDCKEEWTSLKDNPDYIKLSADELKEKVKAAGIVGMGGAAFPTLVKLSPPKEKPIDTIIINGAECEPYLTADYRLMLEKSSDIVEGLKILMRILGVNKGFIGIENNKPDAIDKMKDAAKNEPNIEVCGLEVKYPQGAEKMLISALTGREVPPRGLPMDVRVVVQNVGTALAVYEAARYGKPLIERVVTVTGEGIKTPANLMVKIGMLISDIVDQCGGFKDSAGKVVSGGPMMGFALSTLDVPVTKGTSGILVIPKEGVVHTEEFGPCIRCGRCIDICPMGLMPSMLSILSEKGHYEDAKEYNLFDCFECGSCAFVCPSKRPIVQFIRLAKSLTKP
- a CDS encoding RnfABCDGE type electron transport complex subunit D, with amino-acid sequence MEPVKKEHELIVTVSPHVRDEETTSRIMWTVNLSLLPAFFMGFYFFGLKALFITALCIISSVLSEYFFQKAVKKKLTVNDGSAFLTGLLLGMNLPSSLWSFNPFTIHVPIIGSVIAVVITKQFFGGLGYNIFNPALIGRAFLLISFPKAMTIWTEPTAAFLALDAKTTATPLGILKEDGLAKLIEAFGDKLNLYAELFNGHRAGSIGETSVLALLIGAGFLLYKRYITWHIPFSFLGTVAVLAWIFGGKSPETGKMLLFAGDPLIHLLSGGLMLGAFFMATDYVTCPSVRKGQIVFGIGCGALTMLIRIKGGYPEGVMFAILLMNCFAPLIDRAMKSDVFGAVKEKKK